In Candidatus Tanganyikabacteria bacterium, the genomic stretch CCGCGGCCGCACCGCCGCTTGCGGCGCCCGCGGTCGTCCCCAAGGCTCCTCCCGCTCCGCCGCAGGGCGGTCCGCCGCTCGGCCCGCCGCCGGGCGGCTCAGCGCCGGCCCACCCGCCAGGCGCCACCCAGGCGCCTCCGCAAGGGGCTCAGGCCGCCGCGCCTCCCGTCCCCGGCGGGAGCGTCGCGCCTCCGGGCGGAGCGGAAGACGAAGCGGAGGTCGTCGCCATCGCGCCGAAGGCCAGGCCGGTGCGCGAGACGCCGCCGCCCAAGCAGTGGCGATGCAAGGCCGGCAAGACCATCTTCCAGGAGGACGAGTCGAGCTTCGACATCTTCATCCTCGAGGAGGGCAAGGTCGAGATCATCGTGGCGGAAGAACGCGTGGCCGTGGTCTCCACGCCGGGGGTGGTCCTGGGCGAGATCGGCGCGCTGCTCAAGCGCCCGCGGTCGGCGGCGGTCAAGGCGCTCACACCCTGCACGTTCACCGTCTACCAGGATTTCGAGTCCCTGATGCAGCACGATCCCGACAAGTTGCTCGAGGTGGCGCGCACGCTCGCCACGCGCCTGGCCGACACGAACGACAAGATCCAGAAGGTCTTCGGGATTCTGTACCAGGCGAAGGTGAAGGACGAGGTCGTCGACAACGTGGCCCTGGCCCTGCAGGGCAAGAAGCCCAAGCCCAACCAGAAGGACAAGGGCTTCTGGGCGAAGCTGGGTTTCTAGAACCGAAATAGAGGGCCGTCATGGCGCGGCAGGTGGACGAATTCGACGACCGCTTGCGCAAGGTCGAAGGCGACCGGATGGTCCACCACGCGCAGTGCGCCGAGATAGTGCTTCCGGGAGGGTCCGGGCTTCTAGAGCGCGGTCAGCGCTTCCAGGGCCGCCTGGACGGCCCCGACCCGCTCTCGCCAGCCGGGCGCCGACGCGCCGAGGTGCCCCGCGATGAGTTCGTCGAGAGCGGGACCCGCGACGAGGCCTCGCGCGAAGGCGGCGATCGCGGCCCGTAGCGCGCCGGAATCCGAGGCGATTTCGCCGGGAAGGGAAGGCCGGCAATCGAGCAGGACCAGCAGGTCGTGCAGGTCGTCGCTCGTCCAGGGATCTTTCGCGCCGCGATCCAGGTAGGCCGAGGCCTTCGCGGCGAAGAAGACCGGGGCCGGGAAGATCCGGATCTGCAAGTCCGGGTCGACGGCAGCCAGGACCGCTCGCCGTACGCCTTCCTCGAACCACGGGTTTCCGAAGCCGAGGACCTCGTGCCGGGAAGGTATGACGTCGAGGACGTGGCCTCGGGGTGTGATGACGCGGCATGTGGGGCCTTCCTGGCCGGCGCGGGCGCTAACTCCCCTTTCCCGGAGCCGTTCGAGAAGGCGTGAATACTCGACGTAAGAGGCAACGGCAACGACGACGTCGGCATCATCCGTCTTGCGGATCTCGCCCTGAAACTTCGGGCGCTCGAAGTAGAGCCAGACCGTGCTGCCGCCCGTGAAGACCAGGCCGGCGGAGAGCGGGCCGAGGTCCTCGACCACCTCGCGCAGCAGATCCTGTGGCATCAGCATAGCCCGAGCTCCCGCTCCAGCCCCTTTCTGGCCACATTTCGATCCGTCGTGCCGCCGGTGCGCAGCGTATCGACGAGCGCCAGCCGGCGGTGCAGGACGGGGTCGCGCAGTGCCGCGTCGGGCGCGGCCGGGTGGATGGGCGCCAGCGCGGCGCCGGTCGCCTCGCCCTGCGGATGGGGCCACACGAAGACGTCATGCGGCTCGACCAGGAGCATGTCCCGCAGCGGCGGCGCGCTGTGGGCCGTCGGGATCCCCCGCTGACGGGCGCCCGGTCTGGCCGGGAAGACGTACCGCAGGCCGTGGACCGCCAGCTCCCACAGCGCGTGCCGCCAGACTCTCCGGCCCTCGTAATCGTACAGCCCGGCCTCGGCAGCCCGGCGCAATGCGGCGTGCACCTCCGACGCGCTGATCCCGAGCTCCCGGGCGAGGTCGGCGAAGGTCCACTCGAGCTTGCGGTTGGCCAGCTTGAGGAGGACCAGGATGTCTTGACCCTTTAACACCGAACAACCCTCCTGGCCGGATCATACCATATTCGCGAATAGCGAATTTATTTTCGATCGCTTCGCCGGGCGCGTGCGCGTGCAACCCGAGAGGGTCTAGCGTCCCGCTCCGGAAGTCCCTTGTGCCTTCGCCGGCCCTCGCAAACCCAGGCTGCGTCGCCGTTTCGCTTGTGTACGCGTTCCACTGGAAGTACACGGCGCGAACCGGCTCCTTGCCTGGATTCGCGATTGCTCGCCGAATGCACAACCCACTTCCGGAGCGGGACACTAGTCCAGCTTCAGCCGGTCCTCGGCCAGGGAGATCAGCCAGGCGGCCAGCTGGCGCGTGGTGCCGTTTGGCAGGTTGTCGTAGAGGGGCACGACGAGCAGTTCGGGGCAACCCAGGGCGTGGGCTATTCCCAGGGCCGGGTCGTTCGTATCCATGACCGCCAGGCACGCGACCCGGGCATTGACGGCCGCACCCGCGAAGCCGTGGTCGGCGATGACGATGTCCACCTCGGTGCGGTCGAGGACCGACTCCATGACCCGGACGCCATGGCCGTGGAGGATGCCGCAGCCGTCCGACGTGATGGCCACTCCGCCCAGTTCGTCGGCCCACCAGTCGACGCCGGCCGGATGCGCGACGGGCACCGGGGCGATGTCGCAGCCCCGGTCGCGCAGCCACTCGGCCAGGTGAATGTAGCAGCCGAGCATGGATCCCGGATGGCCCGTCCCGAGGGCGACCGTCCATCGCTTCTCGGCCGCCTCGGCCAGCCATCGGGACATCTCCAGCAGGCCGGCGGCGGCCGCCTTGGGACCGATGTAGCCCTGCTCCCCCAGGAACTGGTCGGCGTCACGGCAGCCGCAAGCCCTGGCCATGACGCGTATGGCGCCCTCCTGGTCGAGCATGCCCTCGGCCAGGGCTTTCTCGATGCGCCTGATGCCGAACGTGTAGAAGGGCTCGCCCGCCAGGAGGCGTTCGATGGCTCGCAGGTTGGCGGCGCGGGAATTCGGGACGGTGCCGGCGAAACCGGCCCGCAGCAGCAACTGCTCCAGCGCACAGGCCTTGGTCGCGGGCCTGGGAGTCGGTGAGCTAGACATGGTTGCCTCCTACCAGGTGGGCGCCCAGCGGGCCGCCGTGCCCGACCCGGCTCGATACCGGCGACGCGAGCAGATCGCGGAGCTGCTCGTAGAGCCACCGCTGGACCGGGTTGCGGCGGACCTGGATCCGCAACACCGCATGCATCCTGCGCCGCTCCTCGAGCGGCATCGCGAGGGCCCGGGAAATGGCACCGGCCATGCCCAGCACGTCGTAGGGGTGGACCAGGATGGCTCCACTGCCGAGTTCCTCGGCCGCCCCGACGTTCTCGGACAGCACCAGGACGCCATGACGGCGGTTGACCAGCGGTCCTTCCTTGGCCACCAGGTTCATCCCGTCGGCCAGGCTCGTCACCAGCAGGACGTCGTAGCGCATCATAGCGGCGATGCCCCTGGCATAGTCGTCGTCGGTGAAGAGCGTGACGGGCCGCCAGCCGGGCGCGCCCCACTTGGCCGTCAGGCGCCGCGCCTCCTCGGTGATGCGCGCGAGGTAGCGCCGGTACGGGTCGGCGCCCTGCCGCGAGGCGGGAAGCAACCCCCAGAAGACCGTGCGGCCTCGCGCTTCGGGCGTGGACTGGAGGTACTCGTCGAACGCCTTCAAGCTGCGGAGGATGTTCTTGCTCGGGTCGGTGCGG encodes the following:
- a CDS encoding Crp/Fnr family transcriptional regulator; translation: AAAPPLAAPAVVPKAPPAPPQGGPPLGPPPGGSAPAHPPGATQAPPQGAQAAAPPVPGGSVAPPGGAEDEAEVVAIAPKARPVRETPPPKQWRCKAGKTIFQEDESSFDIFILEEGKVEIIVAEERVAVVSTPGVVLGEIGALLKRPRSAAVKALTPCTFTVYQDFESLMQHDPDKLLEVARTLATRLADTNDKIQKVFGILYQAKVKDEVVDNVALALQGKKPKPNQKDKGFWAKLGF
- a CDS encoding MarR family transcriptional regulator, with protein sequence MLKGQDILVLLKLANRKLEWTFADLARELGISASEVHAALRRAAEAGLYDYEGRRVWRHALWELAVHGLRYVFPARPGARQRGIPTAHSAPPLRDMLLVEPHDVFVWPHPQGEATGAALAPIHPAAPDAALRDPVLHRRLALVDTLRTGGTTDRNVARKGLERELGLC
- a CDS encoding phosphatase, producing the protein MSSSPTPRPATKACALEQLLLRAGFAGTVPNSRAANLRAIERLLAGEPFYTFGIRRIEKALAEGMLDQEGAIRVMARACGCRDADQFLGEQGYIGPKAAAAGLLEMSRWLAEAAEKRWTVALGTGHPGSMLGCYIHLAEWLRDRGCDIAPVPVAHPAGVDWWADELGGVAITSDGCGILHGHGVRVMESVLDRTEVDIVIADHGFAGAAVNARVACLAVMDTNDPALGIAHALGCPELLVVPLYDNLPNGTTRQLAAWLISLAEDRLKLD